CATCGCTGGGGGCTCAGCCTTCGCCCCTCGACGCGTTTTCACAAGACCGCCCACCCCCCAGAGAAGGGCCGGACGccgctggagctgctggtgctcacTGCAGCACGTGCAACGGCTTCTCCCAAAACACTTCCAAGCAGCCAGGGCATGTGAAGAGAGCTGCTTATACTTTTCCACTGAATGCTGAAGAGAGTTCACATTTGCAGAGTTTTTAGAGACTTACTTTCTGTAAACATCCTCACAAACAAATCGCTCATTCAAAGTGCTTGGGACATATTGTGAAGCCACTTAGCAGACAGTGGTTTATCCGAGTGCCTGCAATACTTCCTTGCAATATTCACCCAGCTCTGATTTACAGTTCACTCCAAGAACAAGTTAATACACCCTAAAACTTGTGCAGAATGAGGTCTCTGCATGCCAGACAGGACCAGCAACAGATCCACAAAGGAttcaaacctgagctgatgtaaTTCATTGTAATAATGTGACTTTAGCAATGCCTGTGAACAACAGCATGATGCCCAAATACTGTGCTGATGGGCACTTCAGCAGCAAAAAAGAAGGCGGTAACGTCCCACCCCAATCCTGCTGTCAGACAGGTCTGAAAGGTGATCAGAAAGTTAGTTGTTAAACTACGCAAAGGAAAACTTAGCAGACAGTGCTCACCTAGAAGACTGTTTGTAAGCCTTGGGTCACTAATGTCTCTAGAATGATTGACCTGCAACAGGTCAAACTCCGGTTCAGACCTGGAAAGAGCAGCTCTACAGCGAGCAGCTCAGACCAGCCCCAGGAGCATGCTTGGCTGCAAGTCCCCGGGGAATAAAAGCGACCTTTGTACCCGCAATGCAGGACACGACTGCGGTCTTGACCAAGGGTCTAGGTTCACCCAGGACAGACGATTTTTGAGCCTTCCTGGAAAACAAAGAGCTTCCTCCAGCAATCGCATCAGTAAGTGCAAGCCCTGGCAAGTAACGCGTGGCTGTGGGATGCAGAGCGGTCCTGAAGGGCTCCTGAAGTACCAGTCCTGCTGGGACGGGTGGTACAACGCTGCACAGTGCCGGGCAGGCTGAGCAAAGGCTCACAGCCGAGGACATTGTAAAGCCTTTGTCTGTAAAGGCACCCGCAGCAAAGCGGCCGCTGCAAAGGCGACCTTCCCTCCAGATGCCACAGCAATTGCTCAGCACGGTTCCCCCAGCCCCGAGCTCCTGCACCATCCCCTCATGGAATCGGGAGTGCCCATCCCTGCCTGCGGAGCTCCGGACGCAGTGAAGCGCCGCACTCTTTTACAGCCCTCTGCCTCCCCTCCGCAAACGCCCCTCCCGCCGGCCTTGCAAAGTGTTCTGAtgcagaatatttattttaaaagttttcatcAACAAGCCAGACTCACTGCAACTCACACAAGCAAGCCAGTCTGGCACCAAACAGACCTGTCGAACATAATGAGAAACAAGAACCACATCAGCTTTTCCCCGTTATTAAGTATCTGTCCCCGTCACCAGCACACGGTCCCACCCGAGGCggcggggatggagggatggatttCCACGGCACTTGCAGCCGCCAGCTGCCCAGCACCTCACTGCAGGATTCAGGGAAGTGAGTTTCCCCGCCAGGATTGCTGTCACTATGTGCTCCCATCAGGCAGCACTTTTTGCCATGTGTCCTATTGCTGCCAAAAATGGCCCCACAGGAGTGGGGCTCAGCAGAGAAACGGCTGCTGGGGTGGTGGAGCACCTGTGGGATGTGGGGTCAAAGCCTGGCCCGCAGGGACCGGAGCAGCCAGGTGCCCCAGCTCGCTGTCCCCGGCTCAGCTCcaggatggagctggcagggcatCCTGCCCGCTGCGGGACGGCAGCACTTACGGAGCACTCAGAGGCTGCAAGAGAACTGCTGCTGAGAAGCAGAGTTCAGCTGAGCCTCCTCCTGCCCCAAGACCCCTGTCAGCCCCACGCTGCCCCTCCTGGGCTAACATCTGCCCCATCAGCTCAGCCAAAAGCACCAGAAGCAGGGCTGCAGCGCTGGTCACACTTTACCTTTGGGCCTGGAGACCTCGGTGGCATTGGGAGCTGTCATGGCAATGCAGACATCGTCCTGGGGAAACTGGTCACACTTGAGCATCTCAGGCCAGAAGAAGCCAAAGAACTGCATGACGGGCTCGCAGGAGTCGCGTACGGCCTCGCAGAGCCAGCGGCATGGGTAGACCGGCCGGTCCAGGCACACGGGGGCGAAGAGGGAGCAGAGGAAAACCTGGGTGCCCATGTGGCAGTTCTTGTTGAGCAGCGGCACCCAGCTGCTGGCCTGGTGCTTCACCTCGGCCATGGTCTCGTGGTCCAGCAGGTTGGGCAGCACCATCTTGTCGTAGCCCACGCTGTGGCAGAGCCGCAGGTCGGCAGGGATCGCCACGCACTGGTGGGGCTTGGCATAGAAGCGCCCGCCCGGGTAGGGGCCCAGGTCGGACTGGTAGCTGACGTAGTCGTACTCGCTGGCCCCGCCGCACGCCAGCAGCCCGGCGGCCAGCGACACCAGCGCCCGCAGCGCGGCCCCGCGGGGCCCCCGCATGCTGCCCATCGCCGCGCCCGCCGACGGCGGCCCCGCCGGGCgcacgctgccggcggccccaccGACGGCCCCCTACGCTGCGCCCTGCCCGGGGCCCCCCAGTCCTGCCCGGGGCCCCGACCCCCTGGCAGCCCGCCCCGTGGGACGCCGAGCCcgctcccgctgccgccgcccccgccgccgctcccgccgccgccccgacCGCGCTCtggccccgccgcgccgcgccgcgggTTTGTGAGCCCccggcagccaatcagcgcggcgCCGCCCGCCGCGCGCTCGCCCGCCGGTGTCAATCAGCGGCCCCGGGAGCCAATCACGGCCcggcgcgccccgccccgcccgccccgccgggccccgaCGGCGCCGCGTCCCCGAGCCCAGCCGGGAGCTGCGAGTCCCGGGCGCGTCCCGGTGCGGGCACCCGCGCCCGGTGAGGCCCCGCAGGCTGCGGCACAGCGCGCGGCGCGGCCCCGACGGCCCCGCACAGCCACCTGCAGCGCCCGACCCGACGGGGTGCAGGAGCGGGGCCGTGGGCGAGCTGCGGGGCTACGGAGGCACCGGGAGAGCACCCCAGAGCCCCGCACGGCTGCTTCCCCCGTGGGCGGCGGGGCCGTGCCAGGGAGCCTGCTGCCGCTTGGCACCACGAGCGCCAGAGCCAGGGCAGCTCGGGGAGGCCCAGGCGCTCCTGAGCAGCTTTTCCAAGGCTGCAGATGTTTCTGAGAACCTGGACTGGACCACGCAGACCTCATTTCCCTGTGGACAAATTCCAGCAAAAACTAtggtatttgcaaaaaaaaaaaaaaggagagagaaagagctgGTCTGTTTCTTAAAGAGGTATCGCGCCTGGGAAACCTGGCTGCGGTCCTGCCAGGGGAGCAGAAACTGCGCAACAGCAGCGTCCGCTCTTCCCCCcgcagcagcaccagctgctcaccACCCTTTGCACGAAAAGGGCGCGTGCAAAGCAGAGCAGCGGGATGTAAAGCAGTGTGCAAAGCAGAGCAGTGGGATGTAAAGCAGCGTGCAAAGCAGAGCAGCGGGATGTAAAGCAGTGTGCAAAGCAGAGCAGCGGGATGTAAAGCAGCGTGCAAAGCAGAGCAGCGGGATGTAAAGCAGcgtgcaaagcagagcagcaggatGTAAAGCAGTGTGCAAAGCAGAGCAGCGGGATGTAAAGCAGCGTGCAAAGCAGAGCAACGGGATGCAAAGCAGCGTGTACAGCAGAGCAGCAGTGATGCCCGCTGCGGGCCCAGGGCTGGAGGGTGATGGCTGTGAAGCTCGGGTGCCAGCACAGGTGTGCGATCCGACAGTGTCCCTTGGTGTATGCAGAGCAGAAGCACAAGATCTGGCCATCGAGCAGCTCTGGCCCACGTGTGCCCACACGTCCATGTCCATGGGAGCTTTCCTGAGCTCCGCACTTGTACAAAGCTCTCATTACTGCTGCTGCCTTTTGCTTGAACAGCTTGTGCTATTTAATACAGGAACTACACCTCATTGAGAGGTAAATGGAAGAGGCTCTGCAGCCTGGAAGCGTGAAAGAGCCACTTTCACCTGAGGGCCAACAGAAGAGAGAAGCCAGTTAGCACCACTAATGAAGTGGAGAATTCAGCAGTAAACAAGAGAAATCTTCACCATACGGTGCCAGTGCCTGAATGAAAGAGGCGATTGGACGGAGCAGGCCCACTCCTGCTGCTGGGCCTGGGAAATGGTAGCAAAGCACTGAGCACTGTTTGCACCAAGAAACAGCTGCAAATTGACTTTTCATCCCTGGGGAAATCCTGACAGCCTAGAATTTGCTTTTAGCAGAATCAGTTTAGA
This DNA window, taken from Patagioenas fasciata isolate bPatFas1 chromosome 26, bPatFas1.hap1, whole genome shotgun sequence, encodes the following:
- the SFRP1 gene encoding secreted frizzled-related protein 1; this translates as MGSMRGPRGAALRALVSLAAGLLACGGASEYDYVSYQSDLGPYPGGRFYAKPHQCVAIPADLRLCHSVGYDKMVLPNLLDHETMAEVKHQASSWVPLLNKNCHMGTQVFLCSLFAPVCLDRPVYPCRWLCEAVRDSCEPVMQFFGFFWPEMLKCDQFPQDDVCIAMTAPNATEVSRPKGTTVCPPCDNEMKSEAIVEHLCASEFALKMTIKEVKKENGDKMIIPRKRKALKLGPIRKKNLKKLVLFLKNGADCPCHQLDNLGHHFLIMGRQVKTQYLLTAIYKWDKKNKEFKKFMKKMKSPDCPTFPSVFK